A part of Corynebacterium lactis RW2-5 genomic DNA contains:
- a CDS encoding 3-deoxy-7-phosphoheptulonate synthase, translated as MTPPTSLEAPASTANRRVVAFHDLPSPEEVMEKQPLTPDLVSEVERSRLDVARVVSGEDDRLIVVVGPCSIHDPEAAIDYARRLKATADELAEDLLVVMRVYFEKPRTTVGWKGLINDPDLDGSYKINKGLHMAREVLIEVLRTGLPAGAEFLEPNSPQYIADAVSWGAIGARTTESQVHRQLASGLSMPIGFKNGTDGNVQVAVDSLVSAANPHFFFGMNDQGRASVVETAGNQNCHIILRGGTAGPNWDDASLADAAQRLEKADQAVSIMVDASHANSGKSEVRQAEVVGEIADMISGGDDRITGIMMESFIEAGAQKITDGRNGLVYGKSVTDACMDWGTTDALLRKLADAVAARRKARM; from the coding sequence ATGACTCCTCCCACCTCCCTCGAAGCCCCCGCATCGACCGCGAATCGCCGCGTCGTAGCCTTCCATGACCTCCCCTCCCCGGAGGAGGTCATGGAAAAACAGCCGCTGACTCCGGACTTGGTTAGCGAAGTTGAGCGATCTCGCCTGGACGTCGCCCGCGTCGTCTCCGGTGAAGATGACCGCCTTATAGTCGTCGTCGGCCCTTGCTCCATTCATGACCCGGAGGCCGCCATCGATTACGCGCGCCGCCTGAAGGCCACGGCCGACGAGCTCGCCGAGGATCTGCTCGTCGTTATGCGCGTCTACTTCGAAAAGCCGCGCACGACCGTCGGCTGGAAGGGGCTCATCAACGACCCGGACCTCGATGGCTCCTACAAGATCAACAAGGGCCTGCACATGGCCCGTGAGGTGCTCATCGAGGTTTTGCGCACCGGCCTGCCCGCAGGCGCCGAGTTCCTCGAGCCGAACAGCCCGCAGTACATCGCCGACGCAGTCTCCTGGGGAGCTATCGGCGCCCGTACTACCGAGTCGCAGGTGCACCGCCAGCTAGCATCCGGACTTTCCATGCCGATTGGCTTCAAAAACGGCACCGACGGCAACGTTCAGGTCGCCGTTGACTCACTGGTCTCCGCCGCCAACCCGCACTTCTTTTTCGGCATGAACGACCAGGGTCGTGCATCCGTCGTCGAGACCGCAGGCAACCAGAACTGCCACATCATCTTGCGCGGCGGCACCGCCGGCCCGAACTGGGACGACGCCTCGCTTGCCGACGCCGCGCAGCGCCTGGAAAAGGCCGACCAGGCGGTCAGTATCATGGTCGATGCCTCGCACGCTAACTCCGGGAAGTCAGAGGTGCGCCAGGCGGAAGTGGTCGGCGAAATTGCCGACATGATCTCCGGTGGGGACGACCGCATCACCGGCATCATGATGGAATCCTTTATCGAGGCCGGAGCGCAGAAAATCACCGACGGCCGCAACGGGCTCGTCTACGGCAAGTCCGTCACCGACGCCTGCATGGACTGGGGTACCACCGACGCGCTGCTGCGTAAGCTTGCCGACGCAGTTGCCGCGCGTCGTAAAGCCCGTATGTAG
- the mca gene encoding mycothiol conjugate amidase Mca, with protein MAVHAHPDDESSKGAATMARYVDEGYRVKVVTCTGGEAGSILNPAMDRPEVRDNIAEVRVREMAEAARILGVEHEWLGFVDSGLPSGRPVPVLADGVFARQPVEEAVKPLIRSIREFRPHVLIAYDENGGYPHPDHIMTHIISMRAWLETGQEKYPELGKPWEIKKLYYTHGFIKARLMFLEKYYADRDMESPLGEAFRRWAKEKGDIMTRVTTQVECAEYFPQRDDALRAHATQIDPNGPFFAVPTAIQQEVWPTEEFELARTRVQVSLPETDLFAGIDPNAE; from the coding sequence ATGGCAGTTCATGCACACCCCGACGACGAGTCGAGCAAGGGGGCGGCGACCATGGCTCGCTATGTCGACGAGGGGTACCGGGTAAAGGTGGTCACTTGCACCGGGGGTGAGGCTGGAAGCATTCTCAATCCTGCCATGGACCGCCCCGAGGTTCGCGATAATATCGCCGAGGTGCGCGTCCGCGAGATGGCGGAGGCTGCCCGCATTCTCGGTGTCGAGCACGAGTGGCTGGGTTTCGTCGACTCGGGGCTGCCCTCTGGTCGCCCGGTGCCGGTGCTTGCCGACGGGGTCTTTGCTCGCCAGCCTGTCGAAGAAGCAGTGAAGCCCCTGATTCGCTCCATTCGGGAATTTAGGCCGCACGTCCTGATTGCCTACGACGAAAATGGTGGCTATCCCCATCCTGACCACATCATGACGCATATTATCTCCATGCGAGCGTGGCTCGAGACCGGGCAGGAGAAGTACCCGGAGTTGGGAAAGCCCTGGGAGATAAAGAAGCTCTACTATACGCACGGCTTTATCAAGGCCCGTCTGATGTTTCTGGAGAAGTACTACGCCGACCGTGATATGGAAAGCCCGCTGGGGGAGGCGTTTCGTCGCTGGGCCAAGGAGAAGGGCGACATTATGACCCGCGTGACCACGCAGGTTGAGTGTGCCGAGTACTTCCCGCAGCGCGACGATGCCCTCCGGGCGCACGCCACGCAGATTGACCCGAATGGTCCCTTCTTCGCGGTGCCGACGGCCATTCAGCAGGAAGTCTGGCCGACCGAGGAGTTCGAACTGGCGCGCACTCGCGTTCAGGTATCGCTGCCGGAAACGGACCTTTTTGCCGGAATCGATCCGAATGCGGAGTAG
- a CDS encoding DUF4307 domain-containing protein has product MAESSERNGASLKQQRYGDTNRNMPAKLIVIGIVGMLIIAAAYIFVQMNRVTTPDVSATQAGWSRTEGKEDEEFIFTLDVTREKPEMYSYCIIYALNYDRAEVGRRDVFVPGGGPKTVRMDVPIATRETAVAGDVYGCSTEIPSFLKK; this is encoded by the coding sequence ATGGCTGAAAGTTCGGAGCGAAATGGCGCGTCGCTCAAGCAGCAGCGCTACGGCGACACCAACCGCAATATGCCCGCGAAACTGATCGTTATTGGCATCGTCGGCATGCTCATTATCGCCGCTGCCTATATTTTCGTACAGATGAATCGGGTGACCACGCCCGATGTATCCGCCACCCAGGCCGGCTGGAGCCGCACCGAGGGCAAGGAGGATGAGGAATTCATCTTCACCCTCGACGTGACGCGCGAAAAGCCGGAGATGTACAGCTACTGCATCATCTACGCACTGAACTACGACCGGGCCGAGGTCGGTCGCCGCGACGTCTTTGTTCCGGGCGGAGGCCCCAAGACCGTCCGCATGGATGTGCCCATCGCAACCCGTGAAACCGCAGTTGCGGGCGATGTTTACGGCTGCTCTACCGAGATTCCGAGCTTTTTGAAAAAATAG
- the greA gene encoding transcription elongation factor GreA, which produces MTEAQNNSPWLTQESYDKLRNELEALYENRPVIAAEINERREEGDLKENAGYDAAREQQGQEEARIRYLEDLLQRATVGEIPQESGVALVGTVVHVYYDGDEDDTETFLIGTRGADSSNPNLETYSTDSPLGKAIIGANEGETRTYVSPTGDEVSVTLIKAEPYNPEMDG; this is translated from the coding sequence ATGACTGAGGCTCAGAACAACAGCCCATGGCTCACCCAGGAGTCCTACGACAAGCTCAGGAACGAGCTCGAAGCGCTTTACGAAAACCGCCCGGTCATCGCGGCCGAGATCAATGAGCGCCGCGAAGAGGGCGACCTGAAGGAAAACGCCGGCTACGACGCAGCCCGTGAGCAGCAGGGCCAGGAAGAGGCACGCATCCGCTACCTCGAGGATCTGCTCCAGCGCGCCACCGTCGGCGAGATTCCGCAGGAGTCCGGCGTGGCACTGGTCGGCACCGTCGTCCACGTCTACTACGACGGCGACGAAGACGATACCGAGACCTTCCTGATTGGTACCCGCGGCGCGGATTCCTCCAACCCGAACCTGGAGACCTACTCCACCGACTCCCCACTGGGCAAGGCCATCATCGGCGCCAACGAGGGCGAGACCCGCACCTACGTCTCCCCGACCGGCGACGAGGTCTCCGTCACCCTGATCAAGGCGGAGCCGTACAACCCGGAGATGGACGGCTAA
- a CDS encoding Bax inhibitor-1/YccA family protein yields the protein MRESSNPAFSSLTKTVARGQAGMHAYGQEQMGSGYGVDQYQSQAPAGYRPMTVDDVVSKTGITLATIIVLAAINFFIAVSVSSSLAMILTMVGAIGGLITVLVSTFGKKFGSAPITLTYAAFEGLFVGGASFIFTAPIQGVNAGALIVQAVLATLGVFAGMLWVYKSGAIRVTPKFTRFMTSALIGVLVLMVGNLLLSFFGLGFPLRDGGALSIIFSLVCIGLAAFSFLLDFDQADKLVRAGAPANYAWGVALGLAVTLVWLYIEILRLLSYFRD from the coding sequence GTGCGCGAAAGTAGCAATCCTGCGTTCAGCTCACTCACTAAGACCGTCGCCCGCGGCCAGGCGGGCATGCACGCCTATGGTCAGGAGCAGATGGGCTCCGGCTACGGCGTTGATCAGTACCAGTCTCAGGCTCCCGCCGGCTACCGTCCGATGACGGTGGACGATGTTGTGTCGAAGACCGGCATCACTCTGGCCACCATCATTGTTCTGGCGGCAATCAACTTCTTTATCGCCGTGAGCGTCTCCAGCTCTCTGGCGATGATTCTGACCATGGTCGGCGCTATCGGCGGCCTCATCACCGTGCTGGTTTCCACCTTTGGTAAGAAGTTTGGCTCCGCCCCAATCACGTTGACCTACGCCGCCTTCGAGGGCCTGTTCGTCGGTGGCGCCAGCTTCATCTTCACCGCTCCAATTCAGGGCGTGAACGCCGGTGCCCTAATCGTCCAGGCTGTGCTGGCGACCTTGGGCGTATTCGCCGGAATGCTCTGGGTTTACAAGTCGGGCGCCATCCGCGTGACCCCGAAGTTCACCCGTTTCATGACCTCCGCGCTGATTGGCGTGCTGGTCCTGATGGTGGGCAACCTGTTGCTGTCCTTCTTCGGCCTGGGCTTCCCGCTGCGTGACGGCGGTGCCCTGTCCATCATCTTCTCCCTGGTCTGCATCGGCCTGGCCGCTTTCAGCTTCCTGCTCGACTTCGATCAGGCGGACAAGCTGGTTCGCGCAGGTGCCCCGGCCAACTACGCCTGGGGCGTCGCCCTCGGCCTGGCCGTGACCCTGGTCTGGCTCTACATCGAGATCCTGCGCCTGCTGTCCTACTTCAGGGACTAA
- a CDS encoding succinic semialdehyde dehydrogenase encodes MTASTAESIATLRNPLDSDLVKRLLERVTIADMSSTATISAPFDGQPLAEIPVGTSSDVDEAFKRARAAQKVWARVSPAQRREVLHHFHDLLFTHDELILDVIQAETGKNRASAHEELIHTAITARYYGNRGEELLAPKKAHGAVPVLSQTTVYHHPKGVVGVISPWNYPLTLAISDAIAAIMAGNAIVLKPDSTTPFTALLAVDLLYRAGLPKDLFQVVPGPGRVVGQAIISQCDYLMFTGSSATGKSLAAQCGERLIGFSAELGGKNPLIVAEDANVKSAVEGARIASFTNSGHLCVSIERIYVTDAVWDEFVPAFADRAKAMSIGPGYEWETEMGCLQSKGQFDIVKTMVDEAIEAGATVLAGGRARPDLGPLFYEPTILTDVPEGVSLLTEEVFGPVVVVHRVASVDEAIAKANDTRYGLNASLWTTPSRAKELAPRIEAGSVNVNDGFAASFASVDAPMGGFKESGVGRRQAADGLLKYTDAQTVTVQRITPISFPYMPRERYAKVFNTALKLGKKFRILT; translated from the coding sequence ATGACTGCAAGTACTGCTGAATCTATCGCTACTCTTCGCAATCCTCTCGACTCGGATTTGGTGAAGCGACTGCTCGAGCGAGTCACTATCGCCGACATGTCCTCCACTGCGACCATCTCAGCGCCTTTCGACGGCCAGCCCCTGGCAGAAATCCCAGTGGGCACCAGCAGCGATGTCGACGAGGCTTTCAAGCGAGCCCGCGCGGCGCAGAAGGTCTGGGCTCGCGTCTCTCCGGCCCAGCGTCGCGAAGTGCTGCATCACTTCCACGATCTCCTCTTCACCCACGACGAGTTGATCCTCGACGTTATCCAGGCGGAGACCGGTAAGAACCGCGCCAGCGCCCACGAAGAGCTGATTCACACCGCTATTACCGCCCGCTACTACGGCAACCGCGGCGAGGAGCTGCTTGCGCCGAAGAAGGCTCACGGCGCAGTCCCGGTTCTCTCGCAGACCACCGTCTACCACCACCCGAAAGGCGTGGTCGGTGTCATCTCCCCGTGGAACTACCCTCTCACACTCGCCATTTCCGACGCCATCGCAGCGATCATGGCCGGCAACGCCATCGTGCTCAAGCCGGACAGCACCACCCCGTTTACCGCTCTCCTCGCAGTCGACCTGCTCTACCGCGCGGGTCTGCCCAAGGATCTCTTCCAGGTTGTCCCCGGTCCCGGTCGCGTCGTCGGCCAGGCGATTATCTCCCAGTGCGACTACCTCATGTTCACCGGCTCCTCGGCCACCGGCAAGTCGCTGGCCGCACAGTGCGGCGAACGCCTCATTGGCTTCTCCGCCGAGCTGGGTGGAAAGAACCCACTAATCGTTGCCGAGGATGCCAACGTGAAGTCGGCCGTCGAAGGCGCGCGCATCGCTTCCTTCACCAACTCCGGTCACCTCTGCGTGTCCATCGAGCGCATCTACGTCACCGACGCGGTGTGGGACGAGTTCGTCCCGGCCTTCGCCGACCGCGCCAAGGCAATGTCCATCGGCCCGGGCTACGAGTGGGAAACCGAGATGGGATGCCTACAGTCCAAGGGCCAGTTCGACATCGTCAAGACCATGGTCGATGAGGCCATCGAAGCAGGAGCTACCGTCCTGGCCGGCGGCCGTGCCCGACCGGACCTCGGTCCCCTCTTCTATGAACCGACCATCCTCACCGACGTCCCCGAGGGAGTGTCCCTGCTGACCGAGGAAGTCTTCGGCCCCGTAGTTGTTGTGCACCGTGTCGCAAGTGTCGACGAGGCGATCGCCAAGGCCAACGACACCCGCTACGGCCTCAACGCATCGCTGTGGACCACCCCCTCCCGCGCGAAGGAGCTCGCTCCGCGCATCGAGGCCGGCTCCGTCAACGTCAACGACGGTTTCGCCGCATCCTTCGCATCTGTGGATGCCCCGATGGGCGGTTTCAAGGAGTCCGGTGTGGGGCGTCGTCAAGCGGCGGACGGACTGCTCAAGTACACCGACGCTCAGACGGTCACGGTCCAGCGAATCACGCCGATTTCGTTCCCGTACATGCCGCGTGAGCGCTACGCGAAGGTGTTTAACACCGCGCTGAAGCTGGGCAAGAAGTTCCGAATCCTGACCTAG
- a CDS encoding Ppx/GppA phosphatase family protein, whose protein sequence is MTTLAAVDCGTNSIRLLVSDVTEVDGVLEITELHRVMEIVRLGEGVDATGRLAPQALERVRLALTKYAELMASEGVAAVRMVATSATRDAANREEFFSMTREILAPWGVEAEVISGDEEASLSFRGAVDDLHDQPEPFCVIDVGGGSTEVIVGKHDGTVLGSQSVAMGSVRLTERYLKSNPATDAETQQARAYVAQLCEKIRRVVPVEKTKTIVGCAGTFTTLSALAQGLETYDPAAIHLSVLRFNALRALTASVVHADSHSLAENPVMHPGRADVFAGGAVIVDGLMDLFTQTLGDSAENPLEFYISEKDILDGIVAGLVDTHIPH, encoded by the coding sequence GTGACCACACTGGCCGCAGTGGACTGCGGAACGAACTCGATTCGGCTGCTGGTCAGCGATGTCACGGAGGTCGACGGGGTTCTCGAGATTACGGAGCTCCACCGTGTAATGGAGATTGTCCGTCTCGGAGAGGGCGTCGATGCCACGGGGCGGCTGGCCCCGCAAGCTCTGGAGCGCGTCCGTCTTGCGCTGACCAAGTACGCTGAGCTGATGGCTTCCGAAGGCGTTGCTGCTGTGCGAATGGTCGCGACTTCCGCTACCCGCGATGCCGCCAATCGCGAGGAGTTTTTCTCCATGACCCGCGAAATCCTTGCCCCCTGGGGTGTCGAGGCGGAGGTAATCTCCGGGGACGAGGAGGCCTCGCTTTCTTTCCGGGGCGCTGTGGATGACCTCCACGACCAGCCAGAACCTTTCTGCGTGATCGATGTCGGTGGCGGCTCCACCGAGGTTATCGTCGGGAAGCACGACGGCACTGTGCTGGGCAGCCAGTCGGTGGCGATGGGCAGCGTTCGTCTGACCGAACGGTACCTGAAGTCCAACCCGGCTACCGATGCGGAGACCCAGCAGGCGCGGGCCTATGTCGCCCAGCTGTGCGAGAAGATCCGGCGGGTCGTGCCCGTAGAGAAGACAAAGACCATCGTGGGCTGTGCGGGGACGTTCACCACGCTTTCGGCGCTGGCGCAGGGCCTGGAGACCTACGACCCGGCCGCGATTCACCTGTCCGTCCTGCGCTTTAATGCGCTACGCGCGCTGACTGCTTCCGTGGTGCACGCCGACTCGCACTCCCTCGCGGAAAACCCGGTGATGCACCCTGGGCGAGCTGACGTGTTCGCCGGCGGCGCCGTCATCGTCGATGGGCTGATGGATCTGTTCACGCAGACTCTCGGAGACTCGGCCGAGAATCCGCTGGAGTTCTACATCAGCGAGAAGGATATTCTCGACGGGATTGTCGCGGGTTTGGTGGATACGCATATTCCCCATTAA
- a CDS encoding DUF501 domain-containing protein, whose translation MSLDASDLEVVAQQLGREPRGVVDISYRSPDGVPAVVKTKPRLDDGTPFPTLFYLTDPRLTAEASRLETTGVMKEMSARLESDEELAADYLRAHEAFLAERNEMEDLGTDFSGGGMPTRVKCLHVLIAYALSKGPEHFRLGTEAVALAAANEKLRGTAIPADWPTLDELGISYPEVDGQ comes from the coding sequence ATGTCTCTTGACGCTTCGGATTTGGAAGTTGTGGCCCAGCAGCTAGGGCGTGAGCCACGCGGTGTCGTTGACATCTCCTACCGCAGCCCGGACGGTGTGCCGGCAGTGGTGAAGACCAAGCCTCGCCTGGACGACGGCACGCCTTTCCCGACGCTGTTCTACCTCACCGACCCGCGCCTGACCGCGGAGGCATCCCGGCTGGAGACCACCGGTGTGATGAAGGAGATGTCGGCTCGCCTCGAATCCGATGAGGAACTCGCCGCGGACTACCTGCGCGCGCATGAGGCTTTCCTCGCCGAGCGAAACGAGATGGAAGACCTCGGCACCGACTTCTCCGGCGGCGGCATGCCGACGCGCGTCAAGTGCCTGCATGTGCTCATTGCCTACGCCCTGTCGAAGGGGCCGGAGCACTTCCGCCTGGGTACCGAGGCCGTGGCGCTTGCCGCTGCCAATGAAAAGCTGCGGGGAACCGCGATTCCCGCGGATTGGCCAACACTGGATGAGCTGGGCATTTCCTACCCGGAGGTGGACGGGCAGTGA
- a CDS encoding FtsB family cell division protein yields MSASGTQRPNGRLRMGRPSSAGLVSGVRSLSTGQTILIGFLLLFLVLTLTMPLRTYAQQRADLAETRDNIARMEARIAQLEKEKELYSNPAYIREQARLRLGLIKPGETPFRILDPTLGQQHENSDQQVQRKNDKAWYAALWDSISVPPQPETTVSNPGREQATKPESLPTVPDPEAPQEGQQ; encoded by the coding sequence ATGAGCGCATCAGGTACACAACGCCCGAACGGCAGACTCCGCATGGGGCGTCCGTCGTCGGCTGGGTTAGTCTCTGGGGTGCGTTCGCTCAGCACCGGCCAGACCATTCTGATTGGTTTTCTGCTGCTGTTTCTTGTCCTGACCTTGACCATGCCACTGCGCACTTACGCTCAGCAGAGGGCGGACCTTGCCGAAACCAGGGATAACATCGCACGCATGGAGGCGCGCATTGCGCAGCTGGAGAAGGAAAAGGAGCTCTACTCCAATCCCGCATATATCCGGGAGCAGGCGCGTCTTCGCCTCGGGCTGATTAAGCCCGGCGAGACTCCGTTCCGGATTTTGGACCCGACGTTGGGGCAGCAGCACGAAAACAGCGATCAGCAGGTGCAGCGGAAAAATGATAAGGCCTGGTACGCCGCACTGTGGGACTCTATCTCGGTCCCACCGCAGCCGGAGACCACGGTGTCCAATCCGGGCAGGGAACAGGCAACGAAGCCGGAGAGTCTGCCGACTGTCCCCGATCCCGAAGCGCCGCAAGAGGGTCAGCAGTAG
- the eno gene encoding phosphopyruvate hydratase: MAAIIELNAREILDSRGNPTVEVEVLLEDGSVGRAAVPSGASTGVHEAHELRDGGERYLGKGVEKAVRGVLEEIEDAIIGLEAEDQRIVDKTMIELDGTENKSRLGANAILGVSMAVAKAAAESAGLDLFRYVGGPNGHVLPVPMMNILNGGAHADSGVDVQEFMIAPIGAPTFKEALRIGAEVYHALKKVIKDKGLSTGLGDEGGFAPSVDSTKAALDLIVEAIEAAGYKLGEEVALALDVASSEFYKDGKYHFEGGEHTAEEMAAVYADLVDNYAIVSIEDPLQEDDWEGYTKLTAQIGDKVQIVGDDFFVTNPARLAEGIEKKAANALLVKVNQIGSLSETFEAVAMAHNAGYKSMMSHRSGETEDTTIADLAVALNCGQIKTGAPARSERVAKYNQLLRIEEYLGDAAVYAGRSAFPRLK; the protein is encoded by the coding sequence ATGGCTGCAATCATCGAGTTGAACGCACGCGAGATTCTGGACTCCCGCGGTAACCCGACCGTCGAGGTTGAGGTTTTGCTGGAGGATGGCTCCGTCGGCCGCGCTGCGGTTCCGTCGGGAGCGTCGACCGGCGTTCACGAGGCTCATGAGCTTCGCGATGGCGGGGAGCGCTACCTGGGCAAAGGCGTTGAGAAGGCCGTCCGCGGAGTTCTCGAGGAGATTGAGGACGCAATCATCGGCCTGGAGGCCGAGGACCAGCGTATCGTCGACAAGACCATGATTGAGCTCGACGGCACCGAGAACAAGTCCCGCTTGGGCGCTAACGCAATCCTGGGTGTTTCCATGGCCGTCGCTAAGGCTGCTGCGGAGTCCGCAGGCCTGGACCTGTTCCGCTACGTCGGTGGCCCGAACGGCCACGTCTTGCCGGTTCCGATGATGAACATCCTCAACGGTGGCGCTCACGCTGATTCCGGCGTTGACGTCCAGGAGTTCATGATTGCCCCGATTGGTGCCCCGACCTTCAAGGAGGCGCTGCGCATCGGCGCTGAGGTTTACCACGCCCTGAAGAAGGTCATCAAGGACAAGGGCCTGTCGACCGGTCTCGGCGACGAGGGCGGCTTCGCTCCGTCGGTCGATTCCACCAAGGCAGCCCTGGACCTCATCGTCGAGGCAATCGAGGCAGCCGGCTACAAGCTGGGCGAGGAAGTCGCACTGGCTCTGGACGTCGCATCCTCCGAATTCTACAAGGACGGAAAGTACCACTTCGAGGGCGGCGAGCACACCGCTGAGGAGATGGCAGCTGTCTACGCTGATCTCGTCGACAACTACGCAATTGTCTCCATCGAGGATCCGCTGCAGGAAGACGACTGGGAGGGCTATACCAAGCTCACCGCTCAGATTGGTGACAAGGTCCAGATCGTCGGCGATGACTTCTTCGTCACCAACCCGGCTCGCCTGGCTGAGGGCATCGAAAAGAAGGCCGCCAACGCCCTGCTGGTGAAGGTCAACCAGATTGGCTCCCTGTCTGAGACTTTCGAGGCCGTTGCCATGGCACACAACGCTGGCTACAAGTCCATGATGTCGCACCGCTCCGGTGAGACCGAGGACACCACGATTGCCGACCTGGCAGTCGCCCTCAACTGTGGCCAGATCAAGACCGGCGCGCCGGCTCGCTCCGAGCGTGTTGCCAAGTACAACCAGCTGCTCCGCATCGAGGAGTACCTGGGCGACGCCGCTGTCTACGCAGGCCGTAGCGCCTTCCCGCGCCTGAAGTAA
- a CDS encoding lytic transglycosylase domain-containing protein produces MPANAPFDPYARPAPRGALRRGKKRKSTGCGCLSVTALAVIVIIGVVGALSMFSGPVLPSLNKQPIPDHVPPAAAAPPPMIDVHAPGRTSDQLHQWAQPIAQQTEVSEDALRAYGNAYVIAAESYPECHLEWNTLAGIGQIETRHGTYSGNWLQPSRIDPDGVVRPPIIGPSLNGTGAFAEVRDTDGGALDGDSEYDRAVGPMQFIPETWARFATDASGDGVADPNNIDDAAATTARMMCSGGRDLSTPEGWASAVRSYNQSEQYLRDVRDAAANYALNQPA; encoded by the coding sequence ATGCCTGCAAATGCGCCATTTGATCCATACGCTCGCCCCGCTCCCCGCGGGGCTTTGCGGCGTGGGAAAAAGCGCAAGTCGACCGGCTGCGGTTGCCTCAGCGTGACCGCCCTTGCGGTGATCGTGATCATTGGCGTTGTCGGCGCTTTGAGCATGTTTTCAGGGCCTGTGCTGCCCTCGCTGAATAAGCAGCCGATTCCGGATCACGTACCACCGGCGGCAGCGGCGCCTCCACCCATGATTGATGTGCACGCGCCGGGCCGGACCTCCGATCAGCTTCATCAGTGGGCGCAGCCCATCGCGCAGCAGACTGAGGTTTCGGAGGATGCGTTGCGCGCATATGGCAATGCTTACGTCATCGCCGCGGAATCGTACCCGGAGTGTCACCTCGAGTGGAACACACTGGCCGGCATCGGTCAGATTGAGACCAGGCATGGTACTTATTCCGGAAACTGGCTGCAGCCCTCGAGGATTGACCCGGACGGCGTCGTTCGGCCACCGATTATTGGCCCCTCTCTGAATGGGACCGGCGCTTTTGCGGAAGTGCGCGATACCGATGGCGGGGCTCTCGACGGGGATAGTGAGTACGACCGAGCTGTCGGCCCGATGCAGTTCATTCCAGAGACGTGGGCCCGCTTTGCGACGGACGCATCAGGGGATGGGGTTGCAGACCCCAACAACATCGACGATGCGGCCGCGACGACCGCCCGCATGATGTGCAGCGGCGGCCGCGACCTGTCCACCCCTGAAGGGTGGGCGTCTGCAGTGCGCTCATACAACCAGTCTGAGCAGTATCTTCGCGACGTTCGCGATGCTGCCGCTAACTACGCGCTGAATCAGCCGGCGTAG
- a CDS encoding MazG nucleotide pyrophosphohydrolase domain-containing protein: MTVIKLDGRFPTAIPLEAASLLTGEVSYTEEVPIRVRWAIADAGGHSVSSAEVLVTTDMDNDEVLDRLDRGETVYSVGLDDAPTPPASAPAAAVSATASAAAEESPEPIPELVAEPDPASVAQTVSRLPHVEEAVDIMAAARRTGQWEAKQTHESLLPYLIEETYEFVDAVNEGGDIRSELSDLLLQVLFHAEIAEDFDFDGVAAGFILKMRARQPYLFDGSVKTGEMVSEAEQEKLWNSGRGRPRSQPSEQLPALALAEKAIARARALGMSDAEIPVEILVPTPGLETASGAEERTRVAARAFLAQLDALEKQGQPSASE, encoded by the coding sequence ATGACTGTCATCAAGCTCGATGGCCGGTTTCCAACGGCAATTCCGCTGGAAGCAGCCAGCCTGCTGACCGGTGAAGTCAGCTACACCGAAGAGGTCCCCATCCGAGTGCGCTGGGCAATCGCCGACGCCGGTGGGCACTCGGTCTCCTCTGCCGAGGTTCTGGTCACCACCGACATGGACAACGACGAGGTCCTCGATCGCCTTGATCGCGGTGAGACGGTCTACTCGGTCGGGCTTGACGACGCCCCGACACCGCCTGCCTCCGCCCCCGCCGCCGCGGTCTCAGCCACGGCCTCGGCTGCCGCCGAGGAGTCCCCGGAGCCAATTCCCGAGCTGGTCGCTGAGCCCGATCCGGCGTCGGTCGCGCAGACGGTCTCTCGCTTGCCGCACGTCGAGGAGGCTGTCGATATCATGGCGGCGGCCCGTCGCACTGGCCAATGGGAGGCAAAGCAGACACACGAGAGCCTTTTGCCGTACCTCATTGAGGAGACCTACGAGTTCGTAGATGCGGTGAACGAGGGCGGTGACATCCGCAGCGAGCTGTCCGACCTGCTCCTGCAGGTTCTCTTTCACGCAGAGATTGCGGAGGACTTCGACTTCGACGGTGTCGCAGCCGGGTTCATCCTGAAGATGCGCGCCCGTCAGCCGTACCTGTTCGACGGCTCCGTTAAGACCGGCGAAATGGTCTCCGAGGCGGAGCAGGAGAAGTTGTGGAACTCCGGCCGTGGTCGCCCGCGCTCGCAGCCGTCCGAGCAGCTGCCGGCCCTGGCTCTCGCAGAGAAGGCGATTGCTCGTGCCCGTGCCCTGGGCATGAGCGACGCAGAGATTCCGGTTGAGATTCTCGTCCCCACGCCGGGCTTGGAAACCGCATCTGGAGCAGAGGAGCGCACCCGTGTCGCGGCCCGCGCCTTCCTGGCTCAGCTCGACGCCCTGGAGAAACAGGGGCAGCCGTCGGCAAGCGAATAA